The following coding sequences lie in one Lacerta agilis isolate rLacAgi1 chromosome 4, rLacAgi1.pri, whole genome shotgun sequence genomic window:
- the LOC117046010 gene encoding E3 SUMO-protein ligase RanBP2-like isoform X6, with product MLRRSRAEVDRYVSSLQASASSPREKSMKGFFFAKLYYETKEYELAKRYISTYLSVQERDPKAHKFLGQLYEAEENIEKAVGCYKRSVELNPTQKDLVLKIAELLCSNDITDGRAKYWVDRAAKLFPGSPSVFRLKESLVDCKSETGWNQLLDLIQSELCARPDDVYVNIRLVKLYLSNKNLAAAVAHCQEAEKKIPLQSSLEWCSCVVHTLKEYLDSPQELESNKPNEQKARSRRDLLLAYSNLVVMTLSNRGVEESRESLQSFDHALHSVKPHAAGGDELFVTYLEMKGHFYMHAGTLLLKMAQESEMQWRAVSELAALCYLLAFQVPRPKSKLIKGDQAEQEKLEMLACDRQSQSGHMLLNLSRGKQDFFNEIVESFANKSGQSALIDALFGSGSSTETSFLGTDDIGNVDVQVPEYTELARYDIGAIRAHSGSLQHLIWLGLQWNSISPLQTFRKWLKQLFHLPQETSRLETNAPESICMLDLEVFLLGVIFTCHLQLEEKFNTKYSVHQPQFLPLPVCKQLCTERQRAWWDAVYALVHKQTLPGTAAKVRLLVQHEISTLRALGKHGLQPALIMHWAKCLLKTGCSLNSFYDQRDYIGRSVYYWKKVLPMLETIKKKRSIPEPINPLFNHFHSEDIQVFQVGVYQEEAHIAFAILDSVDGKTDDAMQAFEAIKNVVSYWNLALIFQRKAEEIENDGLSLEEQEEYRNLLKKSRDYLIKIIDESSSDTSVIEKLPVSIETVKEMLESIMQELGINGEERSLILNNDLSQPVETEIKHSTPSPTKFSLSPSKSYKFSPKTPPRWAEDQKTLLKMICQQVESIKNEMQEMKLNNSNTTMSQRWPAESYAADTMPDGYQGTQSFHGAPLTVATTGPSVYYNPSPAYNSQYLLRTAATNVTPTKAPVYAMNRLTPQQHIYTYQQPMHTPPLQNTSACMFSQEMYGTPLRFDSPATGMLSPRGNEDYYNYSVPPTTTNPPLPEPGYFTKPSAAPPVSRSAESKVIEFGKPAFGQPVPPVEGAKPSLITSAQSTQPTTFKFNSNFKSNDGDFTFSSPQVAAQPHSTPYSNSDSLLGLLTSDKPIKEDRYAGQKPLTEYPTGQRNIFSFGGKNASGISFTDKMGQNQPRPSGFSKGDVFSFQDPGKPVFGTPHSDVANRSHETDGGSVHGGGEDDDDGPHFEPVVPLPDKIEVKTGEEDEEEMFCNRAKLFRFDGEYKEWKERGVGNVKILRHKITGKIRLLMRREQVLKICANHYINPDMTLNPNAGSEKSFVWHALDYADESAKPEQLAIRFKTPDEAMRFKQKFQEAQNILRVSGSSDSQQASQGIVSSREATAQDAKDSGKSDSGLISSGFNFKSGTSSVSGSYQVPVPDASSSAKNTNAKSTFTIASSAATPASFSFAKEGTGANAAYGFGEQFMLKKDQWECNTCLVRNKITAQSCVACQTPNPANREAQAVLPPTESTVTFKPNTEGAHCTFGPIPPKENQWECRTCLVRNEASTSHCVSCKNPSRTNVPAFGSQTTFKFGHAEAPKVPPSGFGAAFQKKEGQWDCSICLVRNESSSPTCAACQAANPSSNAPALPASDAQLPVFGFKSKLSESTGGPQGTGFKCDITEKGFKFGLSTEQGKSPSFTFQIPTSSETKPIKGGFNFSMPVPPGEFKFGIQEPSKDVANDQQNKDSGADERDEVSEEENAMKSHDRSSKQSGDLVFGQHSSTFTFADLAKTTAGEGFQFGRKDPNFKGFTGAGEKLFSSQAAKSSFKGNTSSDLEKEDESYKTEDNDDIHFDPVVQMPEKVELVTGEEDETMLYSQRVKLFRFDAETSQWKERGVGNLKILKNEVNGKLRIIMRREQVFKVCANHWITTTMNLKPLSGSDKAWMWLASDFSDGDAKLEQLAAKFKSPEQAEEFKFKFEECQRLLLDIPLQTPHKLLDSGKTAELIQKAEEMKSGLKDLKTFLTDDKTKLADEESKTSVSATNASDLVIKPHAESTGPTLEWDNYDLRGEALDDSTDSSVYALPRASSPVRKNLFRFGESTTGFNFSFKSALSPSKSPSKQNQSRTSVGTDEESDVTQEDERDGQYFEPVVPLPDLVEVKSGEENEQVAFSHRAKLYRYDKDANQWKERGIGDIKILQNYDTKQVRVVMRRDQVLKLCANHRITSDMNIQPMKGTERAWVWTAFDFAEGERKVEHLAVRFKLQDVADSFKQIFEEAKHAQEKDTLITPLSSRANTPKESPCGKIAVAVLEETTRERTDLKQDEETLTQTAETSPTVDTSETPTKAVVSPPKFVFGSESVKSIFSNEKSKPFTFGNTSATGSLFGFSFNASPKSKSVSSVCHSTKQREPDGTYDATVWKHSDGKGESQVATSKAEGLPNFSFKIEKVEIKKEPDDTATSDDVLIVYELTPTPEQRALADSLKLPPTFFCYQNEPGYLNEDDDDDDEDYETAVKKLNGKLYPDKPEKRAQLKETDTTIEGENEAECGSECIIVWEKKPTPEEKAKAETLKLPPTFLCGIGSDTDEDNNLEDFQTELRKVQETNEAQVEEVTSSTDDVCSIKEEQSAEAVSKAEEPDSTTEPIYTIQTLLAADDKPVDLSTKKENDVSSATSTNQESKPFSFTLGNNIPGLSFADLASNNSGDFAFGSKADKNFKWANTGATVFGGQVATKCDNEDDGSDEEVVHSDDIHFEPIVSLPEVEVKSGEEDEEILFKERAKLYRWDREVNQWKERGVGEIKILYHTQNKWYRILMRRDQVFKVCANHMISKTMDLKPLNTSNNAMVWTATDYADGEAKIEQLAVRFKSQELADSFKRRFEECQQSLSELQKGHVSLAAELSKESNPIVYLEVSANDEPLGHVTIELFSNIVPRTAENFRALCTGEKGFGFRNSIFHRIIPDFICQGGDITRQDGTGGQSIYGEAFEDENFEIKHTGPGLLSMANRGRDTNNSQFFITLKKAEHLDFKHVVFGFVKDGMDIVKKIESFGSPKGVVSKRISITDCGQL from the exons ATGTTGAGGCGCAGCAGGGCGGAAGTAGACCGTTATGTCTCCTCGCTGCAGGCCTCGGCCTCTTCGCCCAGGGAG AAATCCATGAAAGGATTCTTTTTTGCTAAGCTGTATTATGAAACAAAGGAATATGAATTGGCTAAAAG gtACATATCTACATATCTCAGTGTCCAAGAAAGAGATCCCAAGGCACACAAATTCTTGGGACAGCTCTATGAAGCTGAAGAAAACATAGAGAAAGCTGTAGGCTGTTataag CGTTCAGTGGAGTTGAACCCAACACAGAAAGACCTTGTATTGAAGATTGCAGAACTACTGTGCAGTAATGATATTACTGATGGAAGAGCAAAATACTGGGTTGACAGAGCAGCCAAGCTTTTTCCTGGAAGCCCTTCAGTTTTTCGACTAAAG GAGAGTCTGGTGGATTGCAAGAGTGAGACTGGATGGAACCAGCTTCTTGATTTGATCCAGTCAGAGTTGTGTGCCAGACCTGATGATGTTTATGTTAATATTCGATTAGTGAAGCTGTACTTATCAAACAaaaatcttgctgctgctgtggcacaTTGTCAGGAAGCAGAGAAAAAAATACCATTGCAGTCAAGCTTGGAATGGTGTTCGTGTGTTGTACATACACTTAAG GAATATCTTGACTCTCCacaggagttggaatccaataaACCTAACGAACAAAAGGCTAGATCCCGTCGGGATCTCTTGTTGGCTTATTCAAATCTGGTAGTAATGACACTTTCAAACCGAGGTGTAGAAGAAAGCAGAGAATCCCTCCAAAG CTTTGATCATGCACTCCATTCAGTGAAACCTCATGCAGCTGGAGGTGATGAACTTTTTGTAACTTACCTGGAAATGAAAGGCCACTTCTACATGCATGCTGGAACTCTGCTGTTGAAAATGGCCCAGGAAAGTGAGATGCAGTGGAGAGCTGTTTCGGAATTGGCAGCTTTATGTTACCTTCTAGCTTTTCAG GTTCCTAGACCAAAGTCAAAACTAATAAAAGGCGATCAAGCTGAACAAGAGAAGTTGGAAATGTTAGCCTGTGATCGACAGAGCCAGTCtg GACATATGCTGCTAAACCTAAGCCGTGGGAAGCAGGATTTTTTCAATGAGATTGTTGAATCATTTGCAAACAAGAGTGGACAGTCTGCCTTAATTGATGCACTATTTGGGAGTGGTTCTTCTACAGAGACCTCCTTTCTTGGCACAGATGATATTGGAAATGTTGATGTGCAAGTACCAGAATACACAGAACTAGCCAGATATGATATTG GTGCCATTAGAGCCCACAGTGGTAGTCTCCAACACCTCATATGGCTTGGTCTGCAGTGGAACTCCATATCACCCCTGCAAACATTTCGCAAATGGTTGAAGCAACTTTTCCACTTGCCTCAGGAAACATCCAGACTTGAGACCAATGCTCCTGAATCGATTTGCATGTTGGACCTTGAA GTATTTCTGCTTGGGGTGATATTTACCTGCCATTTGCAATTGGAAGAGAAATTTAATACCAAGTACAGTGTGCACCAGCCTCAATTCCTACCACTACCAGTATGCAAGCAACTTTGTACTGAGAGGCAGAGGGCCTGGTGGGATGCTGTTTATGCTCTTGTTCACAAACAGACTCT GCCTGGGACAGCAGCAAAAGTGAGGCTTCTAGTCCAACATGAAATAAGCACCCTCAGAGCCTTAGGTAAACATGGTCTTCAGCCTGCTCTGATCATGCACTGGGCAAAATGTCTCCTTAAAACA ggttgcagTCTTAATTCTTTCTATGACCAAAGAGATTACATTGGACGAAGTGTTTATTACTGGAAGAAAGTTTTGCCAATGCTTGAGACAATCAAGAAGAAAAGAAGTATTCCTGAACCAATTAACCCATTGTTCAATCACTTTCATAGTGAAGATATTCAG gttttccaGGTTGGTGTATATCAAGAAGAGGCACACATAGCATTTGCGATTTTGGATTCTGTGGATGGAAAAACAGATGATGCTATGCAAGCATTTGAAGCTATTAAAAATGTTGTCTCATATTGGAATCTTGCTCTA ATTTTCCAGAGGAAAGCTGAAGAGATAGAGAATGATGGTCTGTCAttagaagaacaagaagaatacaGAAATCTTCTGAAAAAGAGTAGAGACTACCTCATAAAAATTATAGATGAAAGCAGCAGCGATACTTCAGTAATTGAAAag TTACCTGTATCCATAGAGACAGTTAAGGAGATGCTGGAAAGTATAATGCAAGAACTTGGAATCAACGGTGAAGAAAGGAGTCTTATCCTAAACAATGATTTGAGCCAACCAGTGGAGACGGAAATTAAACATTCTACCCCATCGCCCACAAAATTCTCTCTATCTCCAAGTAAAAGCTACAAG TTCTCGCCCAAAACTCCTCCTCGCTGGGCCGAGGATCAAAAAACACTACTTAAGATGATCTGTCAGCAAGTAGAATCCATAAAG AATGAGATGCAAGAAATGAAACTTAACAATTCTAATACAACCATGTCTCAGCGGTGGCCTGCCGAAAGCTATGCAGCAGATACCATGCCAGATGGCTATCAAGGCACACAGAGCTTTCATGGAGCACCGTTAACTG TTGCTACAACAGGTCCATCTGTCTACTACAACCCATCACCAGCTTACAATTCCCAATATCTCCTACGGACAGCAGCCACAAACGTGACCCCCACAAAG GCTCCTGTCTATGCCATGAACAGGCTTACTCCTCAGCAGCACATATATACATATCAACAGCCAATGCATACTCCTCCACTGCAGAACACTTCTGCTTGCATGTTTTCACAAGAAATGTATGGTACTCCCCTGCGTTTTGATTCTCCGGCAACCGGAATGTTATCTCCTCGTGGCAATGAAGACTACTACAACTACAGCGTTCCACCAACAACTACAAATCCGCCACTTCCCGAGCCAGGCTATTTTACAAAACCTTCTGCAGCACCCCCGGTCTCCCGGTCTGCAGAGTCAAAAGTGATAGAATTTGGGAAGCCTGCCTTTGGGCAGCCTGTACCACCAGTAGAGGGAGCAAAACCTTCCTTGATAACTTCTGCTCAGTCGACACAGCCAACCACTTTCAAATTTAATTCCAATTTCAAATCTAACGATGGAGATTTTACTTTTTCATCACCTCAGGTTGCAGCGCAGCCACATAGTACCCCCTATAGTAACAGCGATAGTCTTTTGGGCCTTCTTACATCCGACAAGCCTATCAAAGAGGACCGATATGCTGGACAGAAGCCGCTTACTGAATATCCCACTGGACAGCGAAATATCTTCAGTTTTGGTGGGAAGAATGCATCAGGCATTTCATTTACAGATAAAATGGGACAAAATCAACCCAGGCCCTCTGGTTTTAGTAAGGGTGATGTGTTCAGCTTTCAGGATCCTGGCAAGCCTGTATTTGGTACTCCACATTCAGATGTAGCAAACAGAAGTCACGAAACAGATGGAGGAAGTGTCCATGGTGGtggtgaagatgatgatgatggcccTCATTTCGAACCTGTTGTGCCACTACCTGACAAAATTGAAGTAAAAACAGGtgaagaagatgaagaggagATGTTTTGCAATAGAGCAAAACTTTTCCGCTTTGATGGTGAATACAAAGAATGGAAAGAGAGAGGTGTTGGTAATGTGAAAATTCTGAGGCATAAAATAACTGGCAAAATCCGACTACTTATGAGACGGGAGCAAGTGCTGAAAATTTGTGCAAATCACTATATAAATCCTGATATGACACTGAATCCAAACGCTGGATCAGAGAAATCTTTTGTGTGGCATGCCTTGGACTATGCAGATGAATCAGCAAAACCTGAGCAACTTGCAATCAGGTTTAAAACTCCAGATGAAGCAATGCGTTTCAAGCAGAAATTTCAAGAGGCACAAAATATTTTGAGAGTATCTGGATCAAGTGATAGTCAACAGGCTTCTCAGGGTATTGTGTCATCAAGAGAAGCTACTGCTCAAGATGCAAAAGATTCTGGTAAATCTGACTCGGGACTCATCAGCTCTGGATTTAACTTCAAGAGTGGGACATCATCTGTCAGTGGTAGCTATCAGGTTCCTGTTCCCGATGCGAGCAGTTCAGCTAAAAACACTAATGCCAAAAGTACTTTTACGATTGCATCAAGTGCAGCTacacctgcatccttctctttTGCTAAAGAAGGGACGGGAGCAAATGCTGCATACGGATTTGGTGAACAGTTCATGTTAAAGAAAGATCAGTGGGAGTGCAACACATGCCTCGTTCGAAATAAAATAACTGCACAGAGTTGTGTAGCATGCCAGACTCCAA ATCCAGCTAATCGGGAAGCACAGGCTGTGCTTCCTCCGACAGAATCGACTGTAACTTTCAAACCCAACACTGAAGGTGCACACTGTACATTTGGACCAATTCCTCCAAAAGAAAACCAGTGGGAATGCAGGACCTGTCTTGTGAGAAACGAAGCCAGCACATCACATTGTGTTAGCTGCAAGAATCCCAGCAGAACAAATGTACCAGCGTTTGGTTCCCAAACCACATTCAAATTTGGCCatgcagaggctccaaaagtcCCACCAAGTGGTTTTGGGGCTGCTTTTCAGAAAAAGGAGGGCCAGTGGGATTGCAGCATATGCTTAGTAAGAAATGAAAGCTCTTCACCAACTTGTGCTGCTTGTCAGGCTGCAAACCCATCTAGCAATGCTCCAGCTTTACCAGCTAGTGATGCTCAACTGCCTGTGTTTGGCTTCAAAAGCAAGTTATCTGAATCCACTGGAGGACCACAGGGAACGGGTTTTAAATGTGACATAACAGAGAAGGGTTTTAAATTTGGCCTTTCTACAGAGCAAGGGAAGTCTCCTTCCTTCACGTTTCAGATTCCTACTAGCAGTGAAACTAAGCCTATAAAAGGAGGGTTTAATTTTTCAATGCCTGTACCTCCAGGTGAATTTAAATTTGGTATACAAGAGCCTAGCAAAGATGTTGCAAACGACCAACAGAATAAAGACAGTGGTGCTGATGAAAGAGATGAGGTGTCGGAGGAAGAAAATGCAATGAAATCTCATGATAGATCTAGTAAACAGAGTGGTGATTTGGTGTTTGGTCAACACAGCAGCACATTCACTTTTGCTGACCTTGCAAAAACAACTGCAGGTGAAGGATTTCAGTTTGGTAGGAAAGATCCGAATTTCAAGGGCTTTACAGGTGCAGGTGAAAAGCTATTTTCTTCTCAGGCTGCTAAATCTTCGTTCAAAGGAAATACTTCTTCTGATCTTGAGAAGGAAGATGAGTCATATAAAACAGAAGATAACGATGATATTCATTTTGACCCTGTTGTCCAGATGCCCGAGAAAGTGGAACTGGTGACTGGTGAAGAAGATGAGACGATGTTGTATTCCCAAAGAGTAAAACTATTCAGGTTTGATGCAGAAACAAGCCAGTGGAAAGAACGTGGTGTGGGCAACTTGAAAATCCTTAAGAATGAAGTTAATGGCAAGCTACGAATCATCATGCGACGTGAGCAGGTATTTAAGGTTTGTGCAAACCACTGGATCACAACTACCATGAACTTGAAGCCCCTCTCTGGCTCAGACAAAGCATGGATGTGGTTAGCCAGCGACTTCTCTGATGGTGATGCGAAGCTGGAGCAATTGGCAGCTAAATTCAAAAGTCCAGAGCAAGCTGaggaatttaaatttaaatttgaaGAATGTCAAAGGCTATTGCTGGATATACCACTCCAGACCCCACATAAACTATTAGATTCTGGGAAAACAGCTGAACTGATACAAAAAGCAGAAGAAATGAAAAGTGGTTTGAAAGATCTCAAAACCTTCCTGACAGATGATAAAACTAAACTTGCAGATGAAGAGAGTAAAACCTCTGTGTCTGCTACAAATGCCTCTGATTTGGTTATCAAGCCACACGCCGAAAGCACTGGGCCTACACTAGAGTGGGACAACTATGACTTGCGTGGGGAAGCACTGGATGATAGTACAGACAGTTCTGTGTATGCTTTGCCTCGGGCCAGTAGCCCTGTGAGGAAAAATCTATTTAGGTTTGGAGAGTCCACCACAGGGTTTAACTTCAGCTTCAAATCTGCATTAAGTCCCTCTAAGTCTCCTTCCAAACAGAACCAAAGTAGGACTTCTGTGGGCACAGATGAGGAATCTGATGTTACCCAAGAAGATGAAAGAGATGGTCAGTATTTTGAACCAGTAGTACCTTTACCTGACCTCGTGGAAGTAAAAAGTGGTGAAGAAAATGAGCAAGTTGCCTTCAGTCATCGTGCTAAACTTTATAGATATGATAAAGATGCTAATCAGTGGAAAGAGAGGGGTATTGGAGACATAAAGATCTTGCAAAACTATGACACTAAACAAGTTCGTGTAGTCATGCGAAGAGACCAGGTATTAAAGCTTTGTGCCAATCACAGAATAACCTCAGATATGAACATCCAGCCAATGAAAGGCACAGAGAGAGCCTGGGTATGGACCGCGTTTGACTTTGCTGAAGGGGAACGGAAAGTAGAGCACTTGGCTGTGCGATTTAAGCTGCAGGATGTTGCGGACTCATTTAAGCAGATCTTTGAGGAAGCAAAACACGCTCAAGAAAAAGACACCTTAATCACACCACTCTCTTCACGGGCCAATACTCCAAAGGAATCGCCATGTGGAAAGATTGCTGTTGCAGTACTTGAAGAAACTACCAGGGAGAGAACTGATTTAAAGCAGGATGAAGAAACACTTACACAAACTGCAGAGACTTCGCCAACGGTGGACACTTCTGAGACGCCAACGAAAGCAGTGGTATCGCCACCCAAATTTGTCTTTGGGTCAGAATCCGTCAAAAGCATTTTTAGCAATGAAAAATCAAAGCCTTTCACGTTTGGAAACACATCAGCAACAGGATCTCTCTTTGGCTTCAGCTTTAACGCTTCTCCCAAGAGCAAAAGCGTTAGCTCAGTGTGTCATAGCACAAAACAGCGAGAACCAGATGGCACATATGATGCTACCGTTTGGAAACACTCTGATGGCAAAGGAGAAAGTCAAGTGGCTACCTCAAAGGCAGAAGGACTTCctaatttttcatttaaaatagaaaaag TTGAGATTAAGAAGGAGCCAGATGATACTGCCACTTCAGACGATGTTTTGATTGTATATGAGTTAACACCCACACCTGAGCAAAGAGCTCTTGCAGACTCCCTTAAGTTACCTCCAACATTCTTCTGCTACCAGAATGAACCTGGGTATCtgaatgaagatgatgatgatgatg ATGAGGACTATGAAACAGCCGTGAAGAAGCTTAATGGAAAGTTGTATCCTGATAAACCTGAAAAACGTGCACAACTGAAAGAAACTGATACAA CTATTGAAGGAGAAAATGAAGCAGAATGTGGGAGTGAGTGTATTATTGTGTGGGAAAAGAAACCAACTCCTGAAGAAAAGGCTAAAGCAGAAACCCTGAAGCTTCCTCCAACCTTTCTGTGTGGTATTGGCAGTGACACTGATGAAGACAATAACTTAGAAGACTTTCAAACAGAACTTAGAAAAGTCCAAGAAACAAAC GAAGCTCAAGTAGAAGAAGTAACCAGTTCAACTGATGATGTGTGCTCCATTAAGGAGGAACAGTCTGCTGAAGCAGTCAGTAAAGCTGAAGAACCAGATTCTACCACTGAACCTATATACACTATACAGACGTTATTAGCAGCAGATGACAAACCTGTTGACCTGTCAACGAAAAAAGAAAACGATGTCAGTTCTGCAACCTCTACAAACCAAG AAAGCAAACCTTTCTCATTCACCCTTGGCAACAACATACCTGGCTTGTCATTTGCTGATCTGGCTTCAAATAATTCTGGAGATTTTGCTTTTGGTTCTAAAG CAGACAAAAACTTCAAGTGGGCAAATACAGGAGCAACTGTGTTTGGCGGACAAGTGGCCACTAAGTGTGACAACGAAGATGATGGAAGTGATGAAGAAGTTGTACACAGTGATGATATTCATTTTGAACCAATTGTATCACTGCCTGAG GTTGAGGTGAAGTCaggagaagaagatgaagaaattcTCTTCAAAGAGAGGGCAAAACTCTACAGATGGGACAGAGAAGTCAATCAGTGGAAAGAACGTGGTGTGGGAGAAATAAAGATCCTCTACCATACACAGAATAAATGGTATAGAATCTTAATGAGAAGGGACCAAGTTTTCAAAGTCTGTGCAAATCATATGATTTCAAAAACGATGGATCTAAAACCCTTGAATACTTCAAACAATGCTATGGTTTGGACTGCAACAGATTATGCCG ATGGTGAAGCTAAGATAGAACAGCTTGCTGTCAGATTTAAAAGCCAAGAGCTGGCTGATTCCTTCAAGAGGAGATTTGAAGAATGTCAACAGAGCTTGTCAGAGTTACAGAAGGGTCATGTTTCTCTGGCAGCAGAATTGTCAAAGGAATCTAACCCTATAGTATATCTCGAAGTTTCAGCTAACGACGAACCTCTAGGTCATGTAACCATAGAATTGTTTTCAAATATTGTTCCGCGAACTGCTGAGAACTTCAGGGCATTGTGCACAGGAGAAAAAGGATTTGGATTCCGAAATTCCATATTTCATAGAATAATTCCAGATTTTATCTGTCAA GGAGGTGATATCACTAGACAAGATGGTACGGGTGGCCAGTCCATTTATGGAGAAGCATTTGAGGATGAAAACTTTGAAATAAAACACACTGGCCCTGGCTTACTGTCGATGGCAAATCGTGGCAGAGACACCAATAATTCCCAATTCTTTATCACTCTCAAAAAAGCAGAGCACTTGGACTTTAAACATGTTGTTTTTGGGTTTGTAAAGGATGGGATGGATATTGTGAAAAAAATTGAATCTTTTGGCTCACCTAAAGGAGTAGTGTCAAAAAGAATTTCGATTACAGACTGTGGTCAATTATAA